The [Flavobacterium] thermophilum genome has a segment encoding these proteins:
- a CDS encoding Protein of uncharacterised function (DUF1156), whose product MIYRLGVIILEFKKKLIEVALPLDAINKASSREKSIRHGHPSTIHLWWSRKPLASSRAVIFASLVDDPSSHPDKFPTEKEQMAERERLFNIIDRLIQWENSNNISILEEAKNEIQKSTNGSLPSFLDPFCGGGSLPLEAQRLGLELTFRTLSTKIGRIFSFRCRMNP is encoded by the coding sequence TTGATATATAGATTAGGAGTGATTATTTTGGAATTCAAAAAGAAATTAATAGAGGTTGCTTTACCGTTAGATGCTATTAATAAGGCTTCATCAAGAGAAAAATCAATAAGACATGGTCACCCTTCTACGATACATTTATGGTGGTCACGTAAACCACTAGCGTCTAGTCGAGCTGTAATATTTGCTTCTTTAGTTGATGATCCATCAAGTCATCCCGATAAATTTCCAACAGAAAAAGAACAGATGGCTGAGAGAGAGAGATTGTTCAATATAATTGACAGACTTATACAATGGGAAAATTCGAATAACATTTCAATTTTAGAAGAAGCTAAAAATGAGATTCAAAAAAGTACAAATGGAAGTTTACCAAGTTTTCTTGATCCCTTTTGTGGTGGAGGATCATTACCTTTAGAAGCACAGAGATTGGGATTAGAACTCACATTTCGCACCCTCTCGACGAAAATCGGGAGGATTTTTTCGTTCCGATGTCGAATGAATCCTTGA
- the rapA_4 gene encoding RNA polymerase-associated protein rapA, with protein sequence MATLSEITAGSLVRGIIPNAVVTIIEVKRHGDSIIEVTYKTDDGYLGNELIFQDRAKTLEVISKKQKWNFNGDGKLFRLVSEAYRIRLAHLFDPYLAIHTSNVEPLPHQITAVYGEMLPRQPLRFLLADDPGAGKTIMTGLFIKELMLRGDLKRCLIVCPGSLVEQWADELKSKFDIEFGILTNDFLNSCFGKNPFEQMPLCIARLDKLSRDEELQKLLKNTDWDLIVCDEAHKMSASFFGGEIKYTKRYHLGRLLSKITRHFLLLTATPHNGKEADFQLFMALLDSDRFEGRFRDGVHKVDISDMMRRLVKEELLTFDQKPLFPERVAHTINYPLSDEEAVLYKKVTDYVREEFNRADALTDEGRRGTVGFALTILQRRLASSPEAIYQSLKRRRERLERRLEEERLNKRESNKIKSRFLTEDEIDEFDDFPYEEIERMEERITDQATAAQTVTELEAEIQRLKELEQIALFVRNSGKDRKWEELSKLLQNTPEMYDKEGNRRKLVIFTEHRDTLNYLADKIRSLLGKNESVVTIHGGMTREERKKAEIAFKHDKDATVLIATDAAGEGINLQRAHLMVNYDLPWNPNRLEQRFGRIHRIGQKEVCHLWNLVAGETREGEVLHTLLRKLEEESKALQGRVFNVLGKIKFDGQPLRNLLVEAIRYGEKPEVKERLNKVIENALDHEYLKSLIEEKALAKNTMDISKVIEIKEEMERMEARKLQPHFISSFFIEAFKHLGGSIREREQGRYEITRVPASIRNRDRGIGRSETIPQRYERICFEKSLINVPSKPDAEFICPGHPLLDSTIDVILEKYRYLLKQGTILIDPNDYGEQPRLLFYIEHAIQDGFRIDNEGNRRIVSQRLQFVEIDKDQNVVSAGDAPYLNYTFLVEEDYNLIKPLLAESWLNGDIESIAISYAIQHLVPLHYSEVRKRKEELVNKIKNAVIDRLTKEINYWDHRAEELKLQERAGKLNAKINSAKARQRADELQARLEKRLKQLNQELELSPKPPQIIGGALVIPIGLISKLKGIQPEHRIGMFSQNRKEIEILAMNAVMETEIKLGYSPKDVSDQRIGYDIESKIPGTGKLRFIEVKGRVKGATTVTVTKNEILTALNKPDDFILAIVLIDGDEIEVYYVKHPFKREPDFYATSINYDLNELIKYGEKVNFD encoded by the coding sequence ATGGCTACTCTTTCAGAAATTACTGCCGGATCCTTGGTAAGAGGAATAATACCCAACGCTGTTGTTACAATAATTGAAGTAAAAAGACATGGAGACTCCATTATAGAAGTCACATATAAAACAGATGATGGATATTTAGGAAATGAGCTCATATTTCAAGATAGAGCTAAAACACTGGAAGTTATAAGTAAAAAACAAAAATGGAATTTTAATGGAGACGGAAAATTATTCCGATTAGTGTCAGAGGCTTATCGTATACGTTTAGCTCATTTATTTGATCCTTATTTAGCAATACACACTTCTAATGTGGAACCACTACCACATCAGATAACCGCTGTTTACGGAGAAATGTTACCACGTCAACCATTGCGATTTTTACTAGCCGATGATCCTGGTGCTGGAAAAACGATAATGACCGGACTTTTTATAAAAGAATTGATGTTAAGAGGAGATTTAAAACGATGTTTAATTGTTTGTCCGGGAAGTCTTGTAGAGCAATGGGCTGATGAGCTAAAGAGCAAGTTTGATATTGAATTTGGCATATTGACAAATGATTTTTTAAATTCTTGTTTTGGGAAAAACCCATTTGAACAAATGCCATTATGTATAGCACGTTTAGACAAATTATCTAGAGATGAAGAACTGCAAAAATTACTTAAAAATACAGACTGGGATTTAATAGTTTGTGACGAAGCTCATAAGATGTCTGCTAGTTTTTTTGGTGGAGAAATAAAATATACTAAACGCTACCATTTAGGAAGATTGCTTTCAAAAATCACTAGACACTTTCTTCTTTTAACAGCAACACCTCATAATGGTAAAGAAGCAGATTTCCAATTATTTATGGCATTACTTGATAGTGATAGATTCGAGGGAAGATTTCGTGACGGTGTTCATAAGGTTGATATTTCAGACATGATGCGTCGACTTGTTAAGGAAGAATTATTAACATTTGATCAGAAACCATTATTCCCTGAGCGTGTAGCTCACACAATTAATTATCCGTTATCGGATGAAGAGGCAGTTCTATACAAAAAAGTAACTGATTATGTGCGAGAGGAATTTAATAGGGCAGATGCTCTTACGGATGAAGGACGAAGGGGAACTGTTGGATTTGCGCTTACTATTTTACAGCGTCGATTAGCATCATCTCCAGAAGCAATTTACCAATCATTAAAGCGACGTAGGGAACGTTTAGAAAGACGCCTTGAGGAAGAAAGACTAAATAAGCGTGAAAGTAATAAAATTAAAAGTAGGTTTTTAACGGAAGATGAAATAGATGAATTTGATGATTTTCCTTACGAAGAAATTGAACGAATGGAAGAAAGAATTACGGATCAAGCAACAGCAGCTCAAACAGTTACTGAGCTTGAAGCTGAAATACAACGTTTAAAAGAACTAGAGCAGATTGCTTTATTTGTTCGAAATAGTGGCAAAGATAGAAAGTGGGAGGAGCTATCGAAGTTATTGCAAAATACCCCTGAAATGTATGATAAAGAAGGAAATAGACGAAAATTAGTTATTTTTACAGAGCATCGGGATACCTTAAATTATCTTGCTGATAAAATTCGGTCATTGTTAGGAAAAAATGAATCAGTTGTTACCATACATGGGGGAATGACAAGAGAAGAAAGAAAAAAAGCGGAAATAGCTTTTAAACATGATAAAGATGCGACGGTTTTAATTGCTACTGATGCAGCAGGGGAAGGTATTAATCTGCAAAGGGCACATCTAATGGTAAATTATGATCTCCCTTGGAACCCAAACAGGCTAGAACAACGTTTTGGACGCATTCATAGAATTGGACAGAAAGAAGTATGCCATTTATGGAATCTTGTTGCTGGAGAGACGAGAGAGGGCGAGGTATTGCATACATTACTACGGAAGCTTGAAGAAGAAAGTAAAGCTCTACAGGGGCGTGTATTTAATGTCTTAGGCAAGATAAAATTCGATGGTCAACCATTAAGAAACTTACTTGTTGAAGCCATTAGATATGGCGAAAAACCGGAAGTGAAGGAACGTTTAAACAAAGTTATTGAAAATGCTTTAGATCATGAGTATTTAAAGTCATTGATTGAGGAAAAAGCTCTTGCAAAAAATACTATGGACATATCAAAAGTTATTGAAATTAAAGAAGAGATGGAGCGGATGGAGGCACGGAAATTACAGCCACACTTTATATCATCATTTTTTATTGAAGCGTTCAAACATCTAGGGGGATCTATAAGAGAAAGAGAACAGGGAAGATATGAAATTACTCGTGTGCCGGCTAGCATAAGAAATCGAGACAGGGGAATTGGGAGAAGCGAAACAATTCCTCAAAGGTATGAACGCATTTGCTTTGAAAAAAGTTTAATAAATGTTCCTTCAAAGCCCGATGCAGAGTTTATCTGCCCAGGTCATCCTTTACTAGATTCAACAATAGATGTTATTCTTGAAAAATACCGCTATTTATTGAAACAAGGAACAATTCTAATAGATCCTAACGATTATGGTGAACAACCAAGACTACTGTTCTATATCGAACATGCGATCCAAGATGGTTTTCGAATTGATAACGAAGGGAATCGGAGAATAGTATCACAAAGACTTCAGTTTGTTGAAATTGACAAAGATCAAAATGTTGTTTCAGCTGGAGATGCTCCGTACCTAAATTATACATTTTTAGTAGAAGAAGATTATAATTTAATCAAACCATTATTGGCTGAATCATGGTTAAATGGTGATATAGAGAGTATAGCAATTAGCTATGCTATTCAACATCTTGTTCCTCTTCATTATTCAGAAGTAAGAAAACGGAAAGAGGAGCTAGTTAATAAAATAAAAAATGCTGTTATAGACCGACTAACAAAAGAAATTAACTATTGGGACCATAGAGCAGAAGAACTTAAATTGCAAGAGCGTGCTGGTAAGCTGAACGCTAAAATCAATTCTGCCAAGGCAAGACAACGTGCTGATGAATTACAAGCTAGATTGGAAAAAAGGTTGAAGCAATTAAATCAAGAGTTAGAACTGTCTCCAAAACCTCCACAAATTATAGGTGGGGCGCTTGTGATACCGATAGGTTTAATTAGCAAACTGAAGGGGATACAACCAGAGCATAGAATAGGTATGTTTTCTCAAAATCGTAAAGAAATTGAAATATTAGCTATGAATGCGGTAATGGAAACAGAAATTAAACTTGGCTATTCACCAAAAGATGTTAGTGATCAAAGAATTGGATATGATATTGAATCGAAAATACCTGGAACAGGAAAACTTAGATTTATTGAGGTGAAAGGGAGGGTTAAAGGTGCTACAACTGTCACAGTAACTAAAAATGAGATTTTAACCGCATTAAACAAGCCAGATGATTTTATTCTTGCCATAGTTTTAATAGATGGGGATGAAATAGAGGTTTATTACGTGAAACACCCATTTAAACGAGAACCAGATTTTTATGCTACTAGTATCAATTATGATTTAAATGAATTAATAAAATATGGTGAGAAGGTTAATTTTGATTGA